A stretch of DNA from Deinococcus carri:
GGACAGGTGTTCTGGGGCGTGGCCCAAGCAGGCGCACTCACGACCCGGAGGGTGATCAGCACCTACGGCCCCAAGCCCAACTGGGATCATCTCCTCGAAAAGAAGTTGCTGCGGGAAGTGCAGACCAACTACGGGGCGGTCCTCACCCTCGGCCAGACGGCGCGCGCCGCCTTTCACCTCACCCCCCCTCCCCGCGAGATGGGTTACATCCCCTACGTCGCCGGGCCAAACGCCGTCGCAGACCGGGCTTACCTGCTGGACGCCATCGCCCTGCTGGAGGCACGCGGCTACAAAGTCGCCTACCACGTGTACAAACGGGCGGGCAAGGTGGGCGGCGCGGCACGCAGGGGAGTGAAGGTCACCGATCAGATCGTCCGCACCGTCATGCGTGCCCCGGAAACCAAGATGTCCCGACTCCAGGCCCTGTACGGCAAGGGTGAGCCTCCCCCGCTGTATTACCAACTGGGGAAGACGCCTGAGGTGCTCGGCCACGTCTCGCTGTACGCCACCATCAGCAGTGCCGGCATCAAGCTCGCCCAGTTGCGAAGACTGTACAAACGCCACGAGCGTGACCTCGACAAGTGGCACGGACCGCTGCTCATCGCTGTGCCTGAGGAAGGCGACCTCGGTGGCTATGTTCGGTTGGTCGAAGCGCAGTACCGGGCAAACATAGAGCGACTGGTCAAGGAGGGCCTCACACCTGAGCGTCCCATCCAGCCCCGCATCAAACTGCTCACCCTGCCCTTGCCGGAAAGACGTGCGTGAGTGCGGTCGGCTTGTGACAGCGGGGCCGTCCGACATACGGCTCGCGCGGCGTCCAGAAGTCCACGAAACGGGTCTCGACCTGCGTGAGGTGAGGCAGCCGCCCAGCCTGCTGAAGCTGCTGCGCCAGCGTCATCACGGTGAGCGTACGAGCATGGATGCTGGTGGCCCAGTAGACCTTGAGGTAGCCGCCCTCGTCGGCGGCCACCAGCTTGTCAGTGATGCGCCCCCACGAGTACCCGGCGTCGTATTCCACCGCCCAGTCCGAACGCCTTGACGGGTCGAGGGTCTGCAAGATTTCGGCGTGGGCCTGATGCCGCTTGACCCGGCCCTGGAGGGAGACGTGCCGCCACACCTCCCCCTCGGCCAGCGTAATGCGGTGCCGCGCCTCGGCCAGACCAGCCAGGTGCATCAGGTCTCTGGAGGGGCAGTCCAGGTCTTCGGCACGCAGGGCCACGAAAGTGAGGTCGGTGTCACTCTCGGATTGCGTGACCCGCGTGCGACAGGTGCGGGTCACCCTGGGCAATTCCAGCCACTCTGCCGTCTCCAGCAGGCCCCGGCGCGTGAGCTGGGCGGTGGTCAGCACCCGGTCGATGGCGAGGGTATGGCGCAGCAACGCCTTGCGCTGGGCAGGATGGAGAGAGGTCACGTCAGCATTCTGGCGCGATTTCTATCGGAGAGCGTGAAGTTCTATGCTGCGCGCCGTAGCCACGGATGTTTTTGCCTAGGCGTCGAGGGTTGTGGTTATAGGATCAGTTTAGGGTTTTGCAGAAACACAACTCCCTGCTCACCCGTACGAAATCGGACGAGGACGTATCAAATCTAATGGAAACTCCATCACCTATGAAACAGCTTGTCATATAATACCGCCATGCTCGCTTCAGAGTTGGCCGCAGAATTACAGGTCGATCCCAGCGTTATCTCCAAGCACCTGAACGTCTATTTCGGCGAGCTGGGTCAGGAACGTCAACGCTACTTGTCTGATCAGACGGCAGATCAGGTACGGCAGGCGCATCAGCTTCTTGAGACCGGGGGAGCCAAATCGTTTCGGACAGCCGTACAGATGGTGCTCGGCATGTACAGCGAACCTGTGCCGCCGGAGTCAGCTCGGCTGATCGAACAGCGTCTGGCCCGGCTTGAGGACATTCAGCAGCAGACCTTGGGGCAGGTCAATCAGATGCTGCGCTACCTGGAAACGGCGATGGAACAACTTCCAGAGGAGAGTGCCGAACACGTGCAGCAGGAGTGAGCGGCAAGACGACATCTCAAGGGGTGGACAGGCGGCCCAGAGCAGCCATCTGACCGGAAGGAAGCGTGAGCTGTGGGGAAACGGGCGAATGGCGAGGGGACGATCAGCAAGCGCAAGAAAGACGGCAAGGTCGTGGGGTGGAAGGGCAGCGTTACGGTTGGCATGAAGGCCAACGGCACCCTGGACAGACGCTGGGTCAGTGGTCGGAGTCAAGACGAGGTGCGGGAGAAAATGCGTGCCCTTCACAGCGAGGTTCACACCGGGGTGCTCGCGGATGCCGAAGGCCTGACTGTTGCCACATTCTTTGACCGGTGGGTAGAGGCCAAAGAACGGGACGGTGTAAAGCCCAACACCCTCCGGAGTTACCGTGACACGGCGCGGTTGTACATCACCCCATATATGGGCCGGGTCAAGCTGGAGAAACTGCGCCCACTGGACGTGGAGCGCATCCTGATCGCCCTTCGCAAGGCGGGAAAATCTCCTCAAATCCTGGCTTACACGCTCCGGGTCTTGAAAATGGCACTTCGCCAGGCGGTGCGCTGGCAAATGGTGCCACGCAACGTCGCCGAGGCTGTCAAGCCACCCAGGGTCGAGCGCTCAGAGATGCACGTCTGGACGCCAGAGCAGGTGGCCGCGTTCCTCGGCGCTTCCGAAACACACCGGTTGCACGCCGCCTTCTACCTGGCTTTGCTGACGGGGATGCGGCGGGGCGAACTTCTCGGCCTGCAATGGCAGGACATCGACTGGGAGAGGTGCCGCCTGACGGTTCGGCACAATCTGGTCGAGGTCCGCAAGGAGTCCGAGGGGCGAATTTACCGTGGCAAGCCGACAGTCTCAAAAATTGAACTGACCCTTCAAACCCCGAAGACCCAGGGGTCTCGCCGCAGCATCGTGCTCTCGCCAGGCACCCTCGACAAGCTGCGGGAGCATCGCGGACGGCAGGACAGCGAGCGGGCCAACGCTGCGGAAGCTTGGCAGGGCAAGGTCGGTGAAGGGTACGTCTTCGCTTCCGAGCTGGGCACGGCCACCGATC
This window harbors:
- a CDS encoding tyrosine-type recombinase/integrase, with product MGKRANGEGTISKRKKDGKVVGWKGSVTVGMKANGTLDRRWVSGRSQDEVREKMRALHSEVHTGVLADAEGLTVATFFDRWVEAKERDGVKPNTLRSYRDTARLYITPYMGRVKLEKLRPLDVERILIALRKAGKSPQILAYTLRVLKMALRQAVRWQMVPRNVAEAVKPPRVERSEMHVWTPEQVAAFLGASETHRLHAAFYLALLTGMRRGELLGLQWQDIDWERCRLTVRHNLVEVRKESEGRIYRGKPTVSKIELTLQTPKTQGSRRSIVLSPGTLDKLREHRGRQDSERANAAEAWQGKVGEGYVFASELGTATDPRNFYRWYTEIVRHAGVPRIRFHDLRHTAASLMILRGIPAKTVSERLGHADVGFTLRTYTHLYDDQREEAAFDLQDLFPRAPGGIQ